A part of Thermovirga sp. genomic DNA contains:
- a CDS encoding GlsB/YeaQ/YmgE family stress response membrane protein has protein sequence MNHLVGYLVVGAIAGWLAGKVWQGRGFGFFGNLGVGVIGAFIGGVIFSSIGIYPMGFIGSLVMAFAGAIVLLFLVGLLKGK, from the coding sequence ATGAATCATCTTGTCGGTTACCTTGTGGTGGGCGCCATCGCGGGATGGCTTGCCGGGAAGGTGTGGCAGGGCAGGGGCTTCGGCTTTTTCGGCAACCTGGGGGTTGGGGTGATCGGGGCCTTCATCGGCGGGGTCATCTTCAGTTCCATCGGAATCTATCCCATGGGCTTTATCGGTTCTCTCGTCATGGCCTTTGCGGGGGCGATCGTATTGCTGTTCCTGGTGGGTCTCCTCAAAGGCAAATGA